One window of Chloroflexus aggregans DSM 9485 genomic DNA carries:
- a CDS encoding WXG100 family type VII secretion target, with product MLIGADIDQLNATIAAFRRGSTELNDALQRSLRAIQSMQNSQWSGQHRQQAEAIWERIQVQLASTINDLENLTARTERFANNLMEAGQRFGDSANISQGNTINQGITPNQGITQPDGSTSEVKPAPDSIGQNPQQDVPSTPVYLRDGVSPQQFSTVDGCVRYAQTRRPDLGIAPGEGGAADYIHAPHLKDKIFQLTTGSERIDRGYAIVWDRAFYQSDIGRKYGHVAIVEGTVVENGEEYVVVSQAGVGHNLGPTTYPERSMNEKIPKKVLLNEHIYIVGP from the coding sequence ATGCTCATCGGTGCCGATATTGACCAACTCAATGCAACCATCGCCGCATTCCGGCGCGGCAGTACCGAGTTGAACGATGCCTTACAGCGTTCGTTACGGGCAATTCAGTCGATGCAGAACAGTCAATGGTCTGGTCAACATCGCCAGCAGGCTGAGGCGATCTGGGAGCGGATTCAGGTTCAGCTTGCGTCCACTATCAATGACCTTGAAAACTTGACCGCGCGCACCGAACGATTTGCCAACAATCTCATGGAGGCAGGCCAGAGGTTTGGTGATTCGGCCAATATTAGTCAGGGTAACACTATCAATCAGGGCATTACTCCGAACCAAGGGATCACTCAACCGGATGGTTCGACCTCAGAGGTCAAGCCCGCACCAGATTCTATCGGACAGAATCCTCAACAGGATGTTCCGTCTACGCCTGTATATCTCCGAGACGGTGTGTCTCCACAGCAGTTTAGCACAGTTGACGGATGTGTCAGATATGCGCAAACGAGACGGCCTGATCTAGGCATAGCACCGGGAGAAGGAGGCGCTGCCGATTATATCCATGCACCCCACTTGAAGGATAAAATCTTCCAACTAACCACCGGATCAGAGCGTATTGACCGTGGGTACGCTATAGTCTGGGATAGAGCTTTCTATCAAAGCGATATCGGAAGAAAATACGGGCACGTCGCCATCGTCGAAGGTACGGTTGTGGAGAATGGCGAAGAATATGTGGTTGTCAGTCAGGCCGGAGTCGGCCATAACCTAGGTCCCACCACTTACCCGGAACGGTCGATGAACGAGAAGATTCCTAAAAAGGTGTTGCTGAACGAGCACATTTACATCGTCGGACCATAG
- a CDS encoding class I SAM-dependent methyltransferase: MTTDIDHQLAAAIDPWLQHMTWRRDFAAWRERRLHQEQYQTERLAQVRAVAGDLRGLRLLDLGAGMGGFAVAAALAGAQVMACEYNPAYCQIIRLRAARYRLRLPIINAAGEGLPLLSAQFDVVVAWDVLEHVQDPIAVLREIARVLRPGGHALITAINRRAWIDPHYHMRGINWLPRPLAEALIELRGRTKRGAAFRDMQRLSTMHYFHYHELVQLCERLGFAVTDLRELALLAGQLPSRRPWRRAVRAILRRIGLERAAYRWQRRFYTGMFELDLRKEGA, translated from the coding sequence ATGACCACCGATATCGATCACCAACTCGCGGCGGCGATTGATCCGTGGCTGCAACATATGACGTGGCGGCGCGATTTTGCGGCGTGGCGTGAGCGTCGCTTGCACCAAGAACAGTATCAGACCGAGCGACTGGCGCAAGTGCGGGCCGTGGCCGGTGATTTGCGTGGATTACGGTTGCTCGATCTGGGCGCCGGTATGGGTGGGTTTGCCGTAGCCGCTGCGTTGGCCGGCGCGCAAGTGATGGCGTGCGAGTACAATCCGGCCTACTGCCAGATTATTCGTTTGCGGGCGGCCCGCTATCGTCTGCGCTTGCCGATCATCAACGCTGCCGGTGAAGGGTTGCCGTTGCTATCAGCGCAATTCGATGTGGTCGTCGCGTGGGATGTGCTTGAACACGTGCAAGACCCGATAGCGGTGTTGCGCGAGATCGCGCGCGTGTTGCGGCCCGGCGGCCATGCTCTGATTACGGCGATCAACCGGCGAGCGTGGATCGATCCACACTACCATATGCGTGGGATCAACTGGTTACCGCGTCCGTTGGCCGAAGCTCTGATCGAACTACGCGGACGCACGAAGCGCGGTGCAGCCTTCCGCGATATGCAGCGGTTGAGCACGATGCACTACTTTCACTATCACGAGCTGGTGCAACTCTGCGAGCGGTTGGGGTTTGCCGTGACCGATCTGCGCGAGCTGGCATTGTTGGCCGGGCAGTTACCGAGCCGCCGACCGTGGCGACGGGCGGTGCGTGCGATCTTGCGACGAATCGGACTAGAGCGAGCAGCCTATCGGTGGCAGCGACGCTTTTATACCGGAATGTTTGAACTCGATCTGCGGAAGGAGGGGGCATGA
- a CDS encoding ABC transporter ATP-binding protein, with translation MQQAQPKPLVELMGVSQRYGRGERQFTAIQDINLTIAEGEFVALLGPSGCGKSTLLRIITGLNRPSEGLVRYRGKMLTGVNPFATIVFQTFALFPWLTVEENVAVALIARGVDEAEAHRRAVELIDLVGLDGFEQAYPRELSGGMRQKVGIARALAVDPELLCLDEPFSALDVLSAETLRGEVLELWTGGNLKIRAVLMVSHNIEEAVFMADRIVVMDKNPGRIIAEVPVQLPHPRDRKSDAFAALVARVYAVLAGQTQPEAIEYGTEPGQNGQTRLLPQASVTALAGLLEQANATDLERDPIAQLQDELGLDLDQLLPLIEAAELLGFARVESGNLILTPLGEAFAEASIQARKEIFASRLRRLPFFRWMLRMIIAADNQSLRWEVLRTALEPEFPAEVAERQLDVALEWGRYAELFAYDDAEGRFFLETPTTVGGER, from the coding sequence ATGCAGCAGGCACAGCCAAAACCGCTGGTGGAATTGATGGGGGTATCGCAACGCTACGGGCGGGGCGAGCGCCAGTTTACCGCCATTCAAGATATTAACCTGACGATTGCTGAAGGTGAATTTGTCGCTTTGCTCGGCCCGTCGGGTTGTGGCAAGAGCACGTTATTGCGCATTATCACCGGTCTTAATCGGCCTAGCGAGGGATTGGTGCGCTATCGGGGTAAGATGCTTACCGGTGTGAACCCGTTTGCGACCATCGTGTTTCAGACGTTTGCCCTCTTCCCGTGGCTTACGGTTGAAGAGAATGTGGCGGTGGCGCTTATCGCACGGGGTGTAGATGAAGCTGAAGCGCACCGACGGGCCGTTGAGTTGATCGATCTGGTCGGTCTTGATGGCTTTGAGCAAGCGTATCCACGCGAGTTGTCGGGTGGTATGCGCCAGAAAGTGGGGATCGCCCGTGCGCTGGCAGTTGATCCCGAACTGCTCTGTCTCGATGAGCCGTTCAGTGCGCTCGATGTCTTGAGCGCTGAGACATTGCGGGGTGAGGTGCTGGAGCTGTGGACGGGTGGGAATCTGAAGATTCGGGCGGTGTTGATGGTCAGCCACAATATCGAAGAGGCGGTCTTTATGGCCGACCGGATCGTGGTGATGGATAAGAACCCGGGTCGGATCATCGCCGAAGTGCCGGTTCAGCTACCGCATCCGCGTGATCGTAAATCTGATGCTTTTGCCGCTTTGGTGGCGCGGGTGTATGCTGTGTTGGCCGGACAGACGCAACCGGAAGCGATTGAGTATGGGACGGAGCCGGGGCAAAACGGTCAGACGCGGTTGTTGCCACAGGCTTCGGTTACGGCGCTGGCCGGTCTGCTTGAGCAGGCGAACGCGACCGACCTTGAGCGTGATCCGATTGCGCAGTTGCAAGATGAGCTTGGGTTGGATCTTGACCAGTTATTACCGTTGATCGAGGCGGCTGAGTTGCTCGGCTTTGCACGGGTGGAGAGCGGGAACTTGATTCTCACGCCGCTCGGTGAGGCGTTTGCCGAGGCGAGTATCCAAGCGCGTAAAGAGATTTTTGCTTCGCGGTTGCGGCGGTTGCCGTTCTTCCGCTGGATGTTGCGCATGATCATCGCCGCCGATAATCAATCGTTGCGTTGGGAAGTGCTGCGGACTGCCCTTGAGCCGGAGTTTCCGGCAGAAGTGGCCGAGCGACAGCTCGATGTTGCGTTGGAGTGGGGGCGTTATGCCGAACTTTTTGCATATGACGACGCCGAGGGGAGATTTTTCCTTGAGACGCCGACTACGGTGGGTGGTGAACGCTAA
- a CDS encoding ArnT family glycosyltransferase: MTQIIIGTLLLPLIIYAPGWALTRVIPELETNDGLERHFERCLIGALWSGWLALVLASFGIFSIWLHLGITLAVSAGLIWLGQRHSPPRTAVPRTAVRGYAVTLLVLALLVARPFEVILGVRDAGVYAVTGFAIARTGSIVQTDAVVAELGQAAQSSDPAVREPAEQAISNLMIGQARDRYIATRLRAAGFLINEGELAQGRIVPQGFHLFPAWIGLLTAAGGPLFGLFATGLLGLLGVWSVGMIGRRLAGPWVGWLGMVLLGLNAVQVWFSRYSTAETTAQFLTWGGLYLFAKFNDHGLPARARIAYAALAGIAFGQVALARIDFFLLAPAILYLGYCWLTRRWQHVQTALALGMLVMLVHAALHIIFIARAYFFDTGFARFQDFALTSLIALPFLTPAVRESYFTSKFSSLGDPGRIWIELALIGLIIVALIMIRRSGRLLHIERQMVSRRQSWQNAIALGLVLLAGWAYFVRPQIIDADLLFNTRGGWNDPLTRDPNLVAGDVRSGVMTPTEARLQAGVVLTGRPWEAEPDLAATEALRTELAATRGPWQGPFSNQTLNWLRIQGYVGAPIRLPLVLYYQEYNGMSWWQRMLADPSTFTSEPAPVQPKELIPLAGLVRVGWYLSPLGVVLAVIGFALWWRRGLSAASWLMLTVGFLGSFFYLRQTYGTSEQTYIYILRRFVPIAYPIFALSAAYALAALAGAWQFRPHAARWRQGLAAALAGLLILFLGWTGRYYFVHTEYAGALAQVEAIAKHFTPDRDIVLLRGGAPIYSDARDIPDLLATPLRFAYDINAFTVKSVSTAPYATLLAEQVKRWQAAGRTVYLMLSASGGNLALPGFHLTFITEVALDLAEFEQLTDQKPQNVSRLTLPFAIYRLDPVESPVVDTAPPPLTPTSFAAQVSGFYRPEQSKDGWQYSWSNGEAVLRLPWPADAVQQTVAIEVAGGLRPDHLGPATLCIAAQREDTLWPTTSSPLVELGCHQIGQEPTLVRVTLDPTQLPPTTSGALLLHLSGPAWIPANEDPRLTDRRVLHVQIGHIWIHHPSAHGTPSPTL, translated from the coding sequence ATGACACAGATTATTATTGGCACGTTACTACTTCCATTGATTATCTACGCACCGGGATGGGCGTTGACACGGGTGATCCCGGAGCTAGAGACCAACGACGGCCTTGAACGCCATTTCGAGCGCTGCTTGATCGGCGCGCTCTGGAGCGGTTGGCTAGCGTTGGTGTTGGCCAGTTTCGGCATTTTTTCAATTTGGCTGCACCTTGGCATTACGTTGGCGGTGAGCGCCGGCTTGATCTGGCTGGGACAACGGCATTCGCCGCCGCGCACTGCCGTGCCACGCACTGCCGTGCGCGGGTACGCCGTTACGTTGTTGGTGCTGGCGCTGTTGGTTGCCCGGCCCTTCGAGGTTATTCTCGGTGTGCGCGACGCCGGCGTCTATGCGGTCACCGGGTTTGCCATCGCCCGCACCGGCAGCATCGTCCAAACCGATGCGGTCGTCGCCGAGCTAGGTCAAGCCGCGCAAAGCAGTGATCCGGCAGTGCGTGAGCCGGCTGAGCAGGCGATCAGTAATCTGATGATTGGGCAGGCCCGTGATCGCTATATCGCGACCCGCTTGCGAGCAGCCGGTTTTTTGATTAACGAAGGTGAACTTGCGCAGGGGCGGATTGTTCCCCAAGGGTTCCACCTCTTCCCGGCATGGATCGGATTGTTGACCGCTGCCGGTGGGCCGCTGTTCGGCCTGTTTGCTACCGGTCTGCTCGGTTTGCTTGGGGTGTGGAGCGTCGGCATGATCGGTCGCCGCCTTGCCGGACCATGGGTGGGGTGGCTGGGGATGGTCTTGCTCGGCTTAAATGCGGTACAGGTCTGGTTTTCCCGTTATTCAACCGCCGAAACTACCGCCCAGTTTCTGACGTGGGGTGGTCTGTATCTGTTTGCAAAGTTCAACGATCATGGGTTGCCGGCCCGCGCACGTATCGCGTATGCGGCGCTGGCCGGAATTGCGTTCGGGCAGGTAGCACTCGCCCGTATCGACTTTTTCTTGCTGGCACCGGCAATTCTCTACCTCGGCTATTGTTGGCTCACCCGACGCTGGCAGCACGTCCAAACGGCGCTGGCGCTGGGAATGTTGGTGATGCTCGTTCATGCCGCGCTCCATATCATCTTTATTGCCCGCGCCTATTTCTTTGATACCGGCTTTGCCCGTTTTCAAGATTTCGCACTGACCTCACTGATTGCGTTGCCCTTCCTCACGCCTGCCGTGCGCGAGTCGTATTTCACCTCGAAGTTTAGCTCGCTCGGTGATCCGGGACGGATTTGGATTGAATTGGCCCTGATCGGGTTGATCATCGTGGCGCTGATCATGATCCGCCGGAGTGGCCGGCTGTTGCATATCGAGCGTCAGATGGTGTCCCGCCGGCAGAGCTGGCAAAACGCGATCGCCCTCGGTCTGGTGCTGCTGGCAGGTTGGGCATATTTTGTACGTCCGCAGATCATCGATGCCGATCTGCTCTTTAATACCCGCGGCGGCTGGAACGATCCGTTGACCCGCGATCCGAACCTCGTGGCAGGTGATGTGCGCAGCGGTGTGATGACTCCCACCGAGGCCCGTTTGCAAGCCGGTGTGGTGCTGACCGGACGACCATGGGAAGCCGAACCCGATCTGGCTGCGACCGAGGCGTTGCGCACCGAGCTGGCCGCCACACGTGGGCCGTGGCAAGGTCCGTTCTCGAACCAAACGCTCAATTGGCTCCGGATTCAAGGTTATGTCGGCGCACCAATTCGGCTGCCGCTGGTGCTCTATTATCAGGAATACAACGGCATGAGTTGGTGGCAACGTATGCTGGCCGATCCCAGTACCTTTACCAGCGAACCGGCGCCTGTCCAACCCAAAGAATTGATCCCGTTGGCCGGTTTGGTCCGAGTTGGCTGGTATCTATCACCACTCGGCGTGGTGTTGGCCGTGATCGGGTTTGCTCTCTGGTGGCGGCGCGGACTGAGCGCGGCCAGTTGGCTGATGCTCACCGTCGGGTTTCTGGGCAGCTTCTTTTATCTTCGCCAGACCTACGGCACGTCTGAGCAGACGTACATCTATATTTTGCGCCGGTTTGTGCCGATCGCTTACCCGATCTTCGCTCTCAGTGCAGCCTATGCACTTGCCGCCTTGGCCGGAGCGTGGCAATTCCGGCCTCACGCCGCCCGCTGGCGCCAAGGGTTGGCCGCCGCTCTCGCCGGACTGTTGATCCTGTTCCTCGGCTGGACGGGACGGTACTATTTTGTCCATACCGAATATGCCGGCGCGTTAGCCCAAGTCGAAGCGATTGCGAAACACTTTACGCCTGACCGCGATATTGTGCTCTTACGCGGTGGCGCGCCGATCTACAGCGATGCCCGTGATATTCCAGATTTGTTGGCAACACCGTTGCGTTTTGCCTACGACATCAATGCCTTTACGGTCAAGAGTGTGTCTACCGCGCCATACGCTACGCTACTGGCCGAACAGGTCAAGCGCTGGCAAGCTGCTGGACGCACTGTCTATCTGATGCTGAGCGCGAGCGGCGGTAATCTCGCGCTACCTGGATTTCATCTCACCTTCATCACCGAAGTTGCGCTCGATCTGGCCGAATTCGAGCAGTTGACCGATCAGAAGCCGCAGAATGTTTCCCGCCTGACTCTGCCCTTTGCCATCTACCGGCTCGATCCGGTCGAGTCGCCGGTGGTCGATACCGCCCCCCCACCGCTCACTCCCACTTCGTTCGCCGCGCAGGTCAGTGGGTTTTACCGCCCCGAACAGAGTAAAGACGGCTGGCAGTACAGTTGGAGCAATGGCGAGGCGGTTCTCCGGCTGCCTTGGCCGGCAGACGCAGTGCAACAGACGGTGGCGATCGAAGTGGCCGGTGGCCTTCGCCCAGACCATCTCGGCCCGGCCACCCTCTGCATTGCAGCCCAGCGCGAAGACACCTTGTGGCCTACTACCAGCTCTCCCCTCGTTGAACTCGGTTGCCATCAGATCGGGCAAGAACCGACGCTCGTGCGCGTCACCCTCGATCCCACCCAACTTCCCCCGACAACCTCCGGTGCGCTCCTGCTCCATCTCAGCGGGCCGGCGTGGATTCCGGCCAACGAAGACCCGCGCCTCACCGACCGGCGGGTGTTGCACGTGCAAATCGGGCACATATGGATACACCACCCGTCGGCGCACGGCACACCGTCCCCCACGCTGTAG
- the mgtE gene encoding magnesium transporter translates to MTTFPTPRIDEVQALIAGQRWLDLRDQLSRWPAPEIADLLRELSAAERMLVFRVLPRTLAGDVFSYLEHDDQYELLTSLSQEETRLLLASLSPDDRTQLFEELPGQVTQKLLNLLSPTDLREARQLLGYPEESVGRLMTPDYVAVRPDWTIARALEHIRLRGRNSETIDVIYVTDDKWRLLDAVELRRFILAEPSQTVRSLMDESYVVLSAFDDRERAVEALRRYSLPALPVVDSDGVLVGIVTFDDLIDVAEEEVTEDFHRSAAVEPLRGNYLEIPVFELVQKRVPWLVALVFVNVFSGATIAAFQETIAAVVSLVFFLPLLIGSAGNAGSQSATLTVRAMATGDVRASDWWRLLLKELLVALLLGSAMAIAVGLLGVVRVGWQVAGVVALTMLILVLMGSLIGMSLPFILRRLGLDPATASGPLVTSLSDIGGVLIYFSLATYLLGI, encoded by the coding sequence ATGACCACTTTCCCAACTCCCCGTATTGATGAAGTTCAGGCGCTTATCGCCGGGCAACGCTGGCTCGATTTGCGCGATCAGCTATCGCGCTGGCCGGCCCCTGAGATTGCCGATCTCTTGCGCGAACTTTCTGCCGCCGAGCGCATGCTGGTGTTTCGTGTGTTGCCACGCACGTTAGCCGGCGATGTCTTTTCTTACCTTGAACACGATGATCAATATGAGTTGTTGACCAGCCTCAGTCAGGAAGAGACGCGGCTGCTCTTGGCTAGCCTTAGCCCCGATGATCGCACGCAATTGTTCGAGGAATTGCCCGGTCAGGTGACGCAAAAGCTGCTTAATCTCCTCAGTCCGACGGACTTGCGCGAGGCCCGCCAGTTGCTAGGCTATCCTGAAGAGAGCGTCGGGCGGTTGATGACGCCTGATTATGTGGCCGTGCGACCCGATTGGACGATTGCCCGGGCACTCGAACATATTCGTCTGCGTGGTCGGAATAGCGAAACGATTGATGTGATCTACGTCACCGACGACAAATGGCGGTTGCTCGATGCCGTTGAACTGCGCCGGTTTATTTTGGCCGAGCCGTCGCAAACAGTGCGTAGCTTAATGGACGAGAGCTACGTTGTCTTGTCGGCGTTTGATGATCGTGAACGCGCGGTCGAAGCTTTGCGCCGCTATAGCCTGCCGGCGTTGCCGGTCGTCGATTCAGATGGGGTGTTGGTCGGGATTGTAACCTTCGATGACCTGATCGATGTGGCTGAGGAGGAAGTGACCGAGGACTTCCACCGCAGCGCGGCGGTTGAGCCGTTGCGTGGCAATTATCTAGAGATACCGGTGTTTGAATTGGTGCAGAAGCGGGTTCCGTGGCTGGTGGCGTTGGTGTTTGTGAATGTCTTTTCGGGGGCGACAATTGCAGCTTTTCAAGAAACGATTGCGGCAGTTGTTTCATTAGTATTCTTTTTGCCGTTGTTGATCGGAAGCGCCGGTAATGCCGGTTCGCAATCGGCGACTCTGACGGTGCGCGCTATGGCGACCGGTGATGTCAGGGCGAGTGACTGGTGGCGTCTGCTGCTCAAAGAATTGTTGGTTGCGTTGCTGTTGGGTAGTGCAATGGCGATTGCAGTCGGGTTGTTGGGCGTGGTCAGAGTGGGCTGGCAGGTGGCCGGGGTGGTTGCGCTGACGATGCTGATCTTAGTGCTGATGGGAAGTTTGATCGGGATGTCACTGCCCTTTATTCTGCGGCGGTTGGGTCTTGATCCGGCGACGGCGAGCGGCCCGCTGGTGACGTCGTTATCGGATATTGGTGGGGTGTTGATCTACTTCTCGCTGGCGACGTACTTGCTGGGGATTTAA
- a CDS encoding MATE family efflux transporter, producing MTAQRPSLATQVSRAVLWNALFAPLRLLTEVIATLVKLNQLSQAGFGLLALVRGASNLFGTALDLGIARALPKYIPETERAGGMRAARQLFLLVATIQLAILLVITVGLALTHRQIEAYLQGLLGGEVTVEAAARAELSQFVAEFHWLIIAAIVILLGLGALYDLLMAVLSSFFRQKAWNSIALAAGLLPQVLVVVAILALPDLWDILGVLVAMVVAPAIAVALAGWQVWRLQAGIAHEPGSSVWADVRDGLRDLRQALPNGFVRYAAVSYLMTATDFIASFEFINFFNSDIRDVSLLAAGALLVRMALSYLYTPLVGVQVPLFTRVRQGEGGTTNGAYQSLVRLQLLLMIPGGVGLILLAAPGLLVISPQYLDAVPIVWVLTPCLFSESILTTAHNALMVNERLRVVIAARLIALLTVVTLAWWLPLQFGLIGMALTFGLARVAAGLWVTVAGMRLLGLRWPGRFTLRVSAAAAVMGVVVTGLRAFIVLPAGTVDLMSRLGIALQLVMLAGIGALVFLLTLRLLGGLDPADRAHVLKWRLPLQGVIRRLL from the coding sequence ATGACGGCGCAACGGCCTTCGCTGGCGACGCAGGTGTCGCGAGCGGTGTTATGGAATGCGCTCTTTGCCCCCCTGCGCTTGCTGACCGAGGTTATCGCAACGTTGGTGAAACTCAACCAGCTTTCGCAAGCCGGCTTTGGTTTACTGGCGTTGGTGCGGGGTGCGAGTAATCTGTTCGGAACAGCACTTGATCTTGGGATCGCACGTGCGTTGCCTAAATATATTCCCGAAACCGAACGGGCAGGGGGGATGCGGGCAGCCCGCCAGCTCTTTCTTTTGGTTGCGACGATCCAGTTAGCGATCTTGCTGGTGATCACCGTCGGTTTGGCGTTGACACACCGCCAGATCGAGGCCTATCTGCAAGGCCTGCTCGGCGGTGAGGTGACGGTCGAAGCGGCTGCGCGGGCTGAACTCAGTCAATTTGTCGCCGAGTTTCACTGGCTGATTATTGCCGCCATTGTCATCTTGCTCGGTCTGGGAGCGCTGTACGATCTGTTGATGGCGGTGTTGAGCAGCTTCTTTCGCCAGAAGGCGTGGAACAGTATTGCGCTGGCCGCCGGTCTGCTACCGCAGGTCTTGGTGGTGGTGGCGATTCTCGCTTTGCCTGATCTTTGGGACATTCTCGGCGTGTTGGTAGCGATGGTGGTAGCACCGGCGATAGCAGTGGCACTGGCCGGTTGGCAGGTTTGGCGCTTGCAGGCCGGTATCGCACACGAACCGGGATCGAGTGTATGGGCCGATGTGCGCGACGGACTACGTGATCTGCGCCAGGCATTGCCGAATGGGTTCGTGCGGTACGCTGCGGTTTCGTACTTGATGACGGCGACCGACTTTATCGCCAGCTTCGAGTTTATCAATTTCTTTAACAGTGATATTCGCGATGTGTCGTTGCTGGCTGCCGGTGCGCTGTTGGTACGTATGGCGCTTAGTTATTTGTATACACCACTGGTCGGAGTGCAGGTGCCATTGTTTACGCGGGTACGGCAAGGCGAGGGCGGTACGACGAACGGTGCTTACCAATCGCTCGTGCGCTTGCAGTTGCTGCTGATGATTCCCGGTGGCGTGGGGTTGATCTTGTTGGCGGCACCCGGATTGCTGGTGATTAGTCCACAGTATCTCGATGCGGTGCCGATTGTTTGGGTGTTGACCCCGTGCTTGTTTAGCGAGAGTATCCTGACGACGGCTCATAACGCGCTGATGGTGAACGAGCGACTGCGGGTCGTGATCGCTGCACGGTTGATCGCACTGTTGACGGTCGTTACCCTAGCGTGGTGGTTGCCGCTCCAGTTTGGCTTGATCGGGATGGCACTCACCTTTGGTTTGGCCCGGGTCGCTGCCGGTTTGTGGGTTACGGTGGCCGGGATGCGCTTGTTGGGGTTGCGGTGGCCGGGTCGGTTTACCCTACGGGTTAGTGCGGCGGCAGCGGTGATGGGTGTCGTTGTGACCGGTTTGCGGGCATTTATCGTACTGCCCGCGGGCACCGTCGATCTGATGTCACGTTTAGGCATCGCTCTTCAATTGGTGATGCTGGCCGGGATCGGGGCGTTGGTCTTTTTGTTGACGCTCCGCCTGCTTGGTGGTCTTGACCCAGCCGACCGAGCGCACGTGCTGAAGTGGCGGTTGCCGTTGCAAGGTGTGATCCGGCGATTGTTGTAA
- a CDS encoding ABC transporter permease, whose product MSLTREQGVGVMFKPRTFTPAPPAQSILTRADVWLLLVLIGLLALVIGAAESAPATVQGPAIDLSLSALPFYALRSVGRMALAYALSFLFTMIYGYIAAYNARAERVLIPLLDVLQSVPILSFLPVVLLSLSTVLPEALAVELTAVVLIFTSQVWNMTFAWYQSLTTIPRELREASSIFRFSRWQRFTTLEFPFGALALVWNSMMSWAGGWFFLMAAEIFTLGERDFRLPGLGAFLQTAANAGDLTAIGWGILTLVAVIVILDQFVWRPLLAWAGQFRLEMIERDDEEAQSWFYDLIRQSVVAGWIGGLMGAIDRMIMRRLSRGPAPDPYLSGSTRRSWWGWVLVVVSVVLVGWGGWVGSGLLLSVPLVQWGAIALSVGATMARVATAMTIALLWTVPVGVFIGTRPRAAAILQPIVQIAASVPATALFPVLVLAFLALPGGLNLAAVLLMMLGTQWYILFNVIAGAAAIPQDLRFTSELLQLRGWQRWRTLILPGLFPYLVTGLITASGGAWNASIVAEYVVFNQQTYQTIGIGAQIAVATADGDFAGLFAATLAMIVAVVTINRLVWRRLYRLAETKYRME is encoded by the coding sequence ATGAGTTTAACGAGAGAACAAGGGGTTGGTGTGATGTTTAAACCGCGTACTTTTACTCCTGCGCCGCCGGCGCAATCGATCTTGACGCGGGCCGATGTTTGGTTGTTGCTAGTGCTGATCGGGTTGCTGGCGTTGGTGATTGGCGCTGCCGAAAGCGCGCCGGCGACGGTACAAGGGCCAGCGATTGACCTCTCATTGAGCGCGTTGCCCTTCTACGCTTTGCGTTCGGTGGGACGGATGGCCTTGGCTTATGCGCTGTCGTTTCTGTTTACGATGATCTACGGCTACATTGCGGCGTACAATGCGCGTGCCGAGCGAGTGCTTATTCCGTTGCTCGATGTGTTGCAGAGCGTGCCGATTTTGTCGTTTCTGCCGGTGGTCTTGCTCAGCCTGAGCACGGTGCTGCCGGAAGCGCTGGCAGTGGAATTGACCGCGGTGGTGCTCATCTTCACCAGCCAAGTCTGGAATATGACCTTTGCGTGGTACCAGTCGCTGACCACCATCCCGCGCGAGCTGCGCGAAGCGAGCAGCATCTTTCGCTTCTCGCGCTGGCAACGCTTTACCACCCTCGAATTTCCGTTCGGTGCGCTAGCGTTAGTCTGGAACAGCATGATGAGCTGGGCCGGCGGCTGGTTTTTTCTCATGGCAGCCGAAATCTTCACGCTCGGTGAGCGCGATTTTCGCCTGCCGGGGCTAGGGGCGTTCTTGCAAACCGCTGCGAACGCTGGCGATCTGACCGCGATTGGCTGGGGCATTCTCACGCTGGTGGCGGTGATTGTCATTCTTGACCAGTTTGTCTGGCGACCTTTGCTAGCGTGGGCCGGCCAGTTCCGGCTGGAAATGATCGAACGCGATGATGAAGAGGCGCAGTCGTGGTTCTACGATTTGATCCGGCAGTCGGTGGTGGCCGGCTGGATTGGTGGCTTGATGGGAGCCATCGATCGCATGATTATGCGCCGGTTGAGCCGGGGACCGGCGCCTGATCCCTACCTCAGCGGATCAACCCGACGTTCTTGGTGGGGATGGGTGCTGGTAGTGGTGAGTGTGGTTTTGGTTGGCTGGGGTGGATGGGTTGGCAGCGGTCTGCTGCTGAGCGTGCCGCTGGTGCAATGGGGCGCGATTGCGCTGAGTGTGGGCGCAACGATGGCGCGAGTAGCGACGGCGATGACTATTGCTCTGCTGTGGACGGTGCCGGTCGGGGTATTTATCGGCACGCGCCCGCGGGCGGCGGCCATTTTGCAGCCAATCGTGCAGATCGCGGCGTCGGTGCCGGCGACCGCCCTCTTTCCGGTGTTGGTGTTGGCATTTCTGGCCCTGCCCGGCGGTCTCAATCTCGCGGCGGTGCTGTTGATGATGCTCGGTACGCAGTGGTACATCTTGTTTAATGTGATTGCCGGTGCGGCGGCAATCCCTCAAGATTTGCGTTTCACCAGCGAGTTGTTGCAGTTACGAGGATGGCAACGCTGGCGTACTTTGATCTTGCCCGGCCTCTTTCCCTATCTGGTCACCGGGTTGATCACGGCTAGTGGCGGGGCGTGGAATGCCAGCATCGTTGCTGAATATGTGGTCTTCAATCAGCAGACCTACCAGACGATCGGGATTGGGGCGCAAATTGCAGTGGCGACGGCAGATGGCGATTTTGCTGGCCTGTTTGCTGCCACTTTGGCTATGATCGTCGCGGTGGTCACGATCAACCGGCTGGTCTGGCGGCGTTTGTACCGGCTGGCCGAGACAAAGTATCGCATGGAGTAA